In Myxococcus guangdongensis, one genomic interval encodes:
- a CDS encoding PilW family protein — MKTPRGMTLLETMVALALTSIIIAAAAALMVAGSRVVHNTEHTTDSHDSARLAGEAIMSMVRQAGAGAPNGIWVRRNGVPVRTSAFFGRDGTTGVGTSGNVTTADGSDDLWLVIPDRDYLGEPCVTPGAAASVVRPGTGELEVNCTQSLKPTQLHLVSNMTSAALISALNVVPSTPGVPGRVNYAESGTSGFSNAPEKGGYQKGDLVYPVRLVHFFIGPHPVSQRPSLLRTEGRLVADALGRPFSDVAGAAPFVVQENVEDFQVAFGFDTTGMDDPAQYTWRHGQGANHEAGLRTLRISVVATGRNPRRNSQSSAVLAGDKPVTVENNVRAATVVADGYYRSLFTRRMELPNLAAANL, encoded by the coding sequence ATGAAGACACCGCGAGGAATGACCCTGCTGGAGACGATGGTGGCGCTGGCGCTCACCAGCATCATCATCGCGGCGGCCGCGGCGCTGATGGTGGCCGGCAGCCGCGTGGTCCACAACACGGAGCACACGACGGACAGCCACGACTCGGCGCGCCTGGCGGGCGAGGCCATCATGAGCATGGTGCGGCAGGCGGGCGCGGGCGCGCCCAACGGCATCTGGGTGCGCCGCAACGGCGTCCCGGTGCGCACCAGCGCCTTCTTCGGACGCGACGGCACCACCGGCGTGGGCACCTCCGGCAACGTCACCACGGCCGACGGCAGCGACGACCTGTGGCTCGTCATCCCGGACCGGGACTACCTGGGCGAGCCCTGCGTCACGCCGGGCGCCGCCGCGTCCGTGGTGCGCCCCGGCACCGGCGAGCTCGAGGTCAACTGCACCCAGAGCCTCAAGCCCACCCAGCTCCACCTGGTCAGCAACATGACGTCCGCGGCGCTCATCTCCGCGCTGAACGTCGTCCCGTCCACGCCGGGCGTGCCGGGCAGGGTGAACTACGCCGAGTCCGGCACGTCGGGCTTCTCCAACGCGCCGGAGAAGGGCGGCTACCAGAAGGGGGACCTGGTGTACCCGGTGCGGCTGGTGCACTTCTTCATCGGCCCGCATCCGGTCTCCCAGCGCCCGTCGCTCCTGCGCACGGAGGGACGGCTGGTGGCGGACGCGCTGGGCCGCCCCTTCTCCGACGTGGCCGGCGCGGCGCCCTTCGTCGTGCAGGAGAACGTGGAGGACTTCCAGGTGGCCTTCGGGTTCGACACCACGGGCATGGATGACCCGGCGCAGTACACCTGGAGGCACGGCCAGGGCGCCAACCACGAGGCGGGCCTGCGCACGCTGCGCATCAGCGTGGTGGCCACGGGCCGCAACCCGCGCCGCAACAGCCAGAGCTCCGCGGTGCTCGCGGGCGACAAGCCCGTCACCGTGGAGAACAACGTCCGGGCGGCCACCGTGGTCGCGGACGGCTACTACCGCAGCCTCTTCACCCGTCGCATGGAGCTGCCCAACCTGGCGGCCGCCAACCTGTGA
- a CDS encoding HD domain-containing protein, producing the protein MRTLEDAIALAVEAHRGQRDKAGQPYILHPLRLMLKLETDEERTVAILHDVVEDTPWTIERLREQGYAEPILRALDGLTRRQEESYEAFIERLRPDPLARRVKLADLEDNMDVRRLTQVTAKDMDRLARYRAAWARLK; encoded by the coding sequence ATGCGCACGCTCGAAGACGCGATTGCCCTCGCGGTGGAGGCGCACCGCGGGCAGCGGGACAAGGCCGGACAGCCCTACATCCTGCACCCGCTGCGGTTGATGCTGAAGCTGGAGACGGACGAGGAGCGCACCGTCGCCATCCTCCACGACGTGGTGGAGGACACGCCCTGGACGATTGAGCGCCTGCGCGAGCAGGGCTACGCGGAGCCCATCCTGCGCGCGCTGGACGGCCTCACCCGTCGCCAGGAGGAGTCCTACGAGGCCTTCATCGAGCGGCTGCGTCCGGACCCGCTGGCGCGCCGGGTGAAGCTGGCGGACCTGGAGGACAACATGGACGTGCGCCGGCTCACCCAGGTGACGGCGAAGGACATGGACCGGCTGGCGCGCTACCGCGCCGCCTGGGCCCGCCTGAAGTAG
- a CDS encoding pilus assembly protein — protein sequence MSARSPSLTLRRALLAMSVLLALPASAADLVTFSRGSLIIPENATFQQGCGSLSAYGLVWRILQANQPGEFNANNPVTVYLAINDQKASPNRCVPTNRHTAPAPSNDDRWNDGCDFTVTNNTEQPVVPVNYGTTFPASGVYPNAAIENFTTTATVARPFFTAVTLNNTVTNPRFTTARYAGGAFIIAAEDAKNAIDFIRSGSGDLSPQKFRTTCARSCATFTNNSGCHHVRMHQATIEFTAPVARRINRVPPKIALLDLSDGYNSSGDPLVKGGMLDDYLRNAGLDFPGAGGCPEGTTSGCTLNGKKPGLIYDALHANADLVSTSTFKNGLLNAVDPVTKKPRYKVFWAPHWEIGNITRREYVANGDGATTQRENALNNVEYFTDQRGNGLFAECASIWSYETTLRPDRSPVLTSRFQGQSTFQINQLSGGRNWDGRNCTDPDYMAQTERNRGQCVIYPNAGDPFSQMGDFRFNNTVGHTENYRAVYKDGVRRLAVSWFGHRDEHIYDNAVHVNQDARRGHDFFTFNQKDNDPKKATIVYLAGHDFKTSVPGTRIVLNTLLNLGSEPLSNERALSAPVAFEDPNGSDGDGSRALVMAATYDAVRGYPPGADTYLPIQGSHWVFPYYPGHLRAHSLIGGNALSTGESALDDATLWDADTVMPHPRERNLFTYFGGQVKENPSLGTGLRAPRGVLQVGWKPQSVAGTAINSNYGSSPNSRCVDVLKLGEVKNPDGTSRFDFVTTPTGDGVCDLQQAVQFTDQLAGTDFGQSTALVNKTRLANDFNAVAQMLQRVRGFCFATSTGSDGSGTPILEPTDNQCNNEDADNRPHVGGFVHSSPAVVKPSGYIPDKGAPRPTVAYAAGLDGQLHAFYVSGGARYAGPSETLSFPNVSAADTAFPKNWSASFQSGSTPEPGTELWSFLPATQLPWLRSNAAAVNSAPVVLDVFADFVGSGRREWHTVLVANAGQKGRDLFALDITNPLKPVLLWHLVGSHFQAGSFPPHAPVELADRDTGGTQWAVKWREETAHFVMAPLSDPGRNPTGLYNYTEMGGTRGLSVGVVRQGLEPTYTVFVGSSSSGAQGSPTFGMQVFAIDIATGQKLWQWERGYTQAWVDNTPPHAPTVLTDTGGAARVYTGDMEGKLWELDGATGQNVNVARVNPPCATPCKFTGVDAKSVTGERRPLSTNVALARLPQNITAGSALKNYEGELVALVGTGGVDWVPPEDAGQLHLALLGPSRRLPLGVAGLRLNGTNISATDAKALATAQGILQEPAPFPLTFNGPQHVYGTITVAGRTAYFSTANGKIGSDLMSVEGNISGKTWALDLGNTATSGTGAVSSLSSMTVANFGGVAVFQQGSGSSSQSHVIGLGVSKIARHTVNNPTGTNTAQENEQMRVNGQNGFVFRLLNWSQRFFE from the coding sequence ATGAGCGCTCGGTCCCCCTCCCTCACGCTGCGTCGCGCGCTGCTCGCGATGTCCGTCCTGCTGGCGCTCCCCGCGTCCGCGGCGGACCTCGTCACCTTCAGTCGCGGCTCGCTCATCATCCCCGAGAACGCGACGTTCCAGCAGGGCTGCGGCTCGCTGTCCGCGTACGGCCTGGTGTGGCGCATCCTCCAGGCGAACCAGCCGGGCGAGTTCAACGCCAACAACCCGGTGACGGTGTACCTGGCCATCAACGACCAGAAGGCGTCGCCCAACCGGTGCGTGCCCACCAACCGTCACACCGCGCCGGCGCCCTCCAATGACGACCGGTGGAACGACGGCTGCGACTTCACCGTCACCAACAACACCGAGCAGCCCGTGGTGCCGGTGAACTACGGCACCACCTTCCCCGCGAGCGGAGTGTATCCCAACGCCGCCATCGAGAACTTCACCACCACCGCCACGGTGGCCCGGCCCTTCTTCACGGCGGTGACGCTGAACAACACCGTCACCAACCCGCGCTTCACCACCGCGCGCTACGCGGGCGGCGCCTTCATCATCGCCGCCGAGGACGCGAAGAACGCCATCGACTTCATCCGCTCGGGCTCCGGCGACCTGTCCCCGCAGAAGTTCCGCACCACCTGCGCCAGGAGCTGCGCCACCTTCACCAACAACAGCGGCTGCCACCACGTGCGCATGCACCAGGCCACCATCGAGTTCACCGCGCCGGTGGCCCGCCGCATCAACCGCGTCCCGCCCAAGATTGCCCTGCTGGACCTGTCGGACGGCTACAACAGCTCCGGCGACCCGCTGGTGAAGGGCGGCATGCTGGACGACTACCTGCGCAACGCCGGCCTGGACTTCCCGGGCGCGGGCGGCTGCCCCGAGGGCACCACGTCCGGCTGCACGCTCAACGGCAAGAAGCCCGGCCTCATCTACGACGCGCTCCACGCCAACGCGGACCTGGTCTCCACCTCCACCTTCAAGAACGGGCTGCTCAACGCGGTGGACCCCGTCACCAAGAAGCCCCGCTACAAGGTGTTCTGGGCGCCCCACTGGGAAATCGGCAACATCACCCGCCGCGAGTACGTGGCCAACGGCGACGGCGCCACCACCCAACGCGAGAACGCCCTCAACAACGTCGAGTACTTCACCGACCAGCGCGGCAACGGCCTGTTCGCCGAGTGCGCGAGCATCTGGTCCTACGAGACGACGCTGAGGCCGGACCGCTCGCCCGTGCTCACCTCGCGATTCCAGGGGCAGTCCACCTTCCAGATCAACCAGCTGAGCGGCGGCAGGAACTGGGACGGCCGCAACTGCACGGACCCGGACTACATGGCGCAGACGGAGCGCAACCGCGGCCAGTGCGTCATCTACCCCAACGCCGGAGACCCGTTCTCCCAGATGGGTGACTTCCGCTTCAACAACACGGTGGGCCACACGGAGAACTACCGCGCGGTCTACAAGGACGGCGTGCGGCGGCTGGCCGTGAGCTGGTTCGGCCACCGCGACGAGCACATCTACGACAACGCGGTCCACGTCAACCAGGACGCCCGCCGCGGGCACGACTTCTTCACCTTCAACCAGAAGGACAATGACCCGAAGAAGGCGACCATCGTCTACCTCGCGGGCCACGACTTCAAGACGAGCGTCCCCGGCACGCGCATCGTGCTCAACACGCTGCTCAACCTGGGCTCGGAGCCCCTGAGCAACGAGCGCGCCCTGTCCGCGCCCGTGGCGTTCGAGGACCCCAACGGCAGCGACGGCGACGGCTCGCGCGCGCTGGTGATGGCGGCCACCTACGACGCGGTGAGGGGCTACCCGCCCGGCGCGGACACGTACCTCCCCATCCAAGGCTCCCACTGGGTGTTCCCCTACTACCCGGGCCACCTGCGCGCCCACTCGCTCATCGGCGGCAACGCGCTCTCCACGGGCGAGAGCGCGCTGGACGACGCCACGCTGTGGGACGCGGACACCGTCATGCCCCACCCTCGCGAGCGCAACCTGTTCACCTACTTCGGTGGACAGGTGAAGGAGAACCCCTCGCTGGGCACCGGCCTGCGCGCGCCGCGCGGCGTGCTCCAGGTGGGCTGGAAGCCCCAGAGCGTGGCCGGCACCGCCATCAACTCCAACTACGGCTCCAGCCCCAACTCCCGCTGCGTGGACGTGCTGAAGCTGGGCGAGGTCAAGAACCCCGACGGCACCTCCCGCTTCGACTTCGTCACCACGCCCACGGGAGACGGCGTGTGTGATTTGCAGCAGGCGGTCCAGTTCACCGACCAGCTCGCGGGCACCGACTTCGGCCAGAGCACCGCTCTCGTCAACAAGACCCGGCTCGCCAACGACTTCAACGCGGTGGCGCAGATGCTCCAGCGCGTTCGCGGCTTCTGCTTCGCCACCTCCACCGGCAGCGACGGTTCGGGCACCCCCATCCTCGAGCCCACCGACAACCAGTGCAACAACGAGGACGCGGACAACCGCCCGCACGTGGGCGGCTTCGTGCACTCCTCGCCCGCGGTGGTGAAGCCCAGCGGGTACATCCCGGACAAGGGCGCGCCCCGGCCCACCGTGGCGTACGCCGCGGGCCTGGACGGTCAGCTACACGCCTTCTACGTGTCCGGCGGCGCGCGCTACGCGGGCCCCTCGGAGACCTTGTCCTTCCCCAACGTCAGCGCCGCGGACACCGCCTTCCCCAAGAACTGGAGCGCGAGCTTCCAGAGCGGCTCCACGCCCGAGCCGGGCACGGAGCTGTGGAGCTTCCTGCCGGCCACCCAGCTGCCGTGGCTGCGCAGCAACGCGGCCGCCGTCAACAGCGCGCCGGTGGTGCTGGACGTCTTCGCGGACTTCGTGGGCAGCGGCAGGCGCGAGTGGCACACGGTGCTGGTGGCCAACGCGGGCCAGAAGGGGCGCGACTTGTTCGCGCTCGACATCACCAACCCGCTCAAGCCCGTGCTCCTGTGGCACCTGGTGGGCAGCCACTTCCAGGCGGGCAGCTTCCCTCCGCACGCGCCGGTGGAGCTGGCGGACCGCGACACGGGCGGCACCCAGTGGGCGGTGAAGTGGCGCGAGGAGACGGCCCACTTCGTCATGGCGCCCCTGAGCGACCCGGGCCGCAACCCCACGGGCCTCTACAACTACACGGAGATGGGCGGCACCCGGGGCCTGTCCGTGGGCGTGGTGCGCCAGGGCCTGGAGCCCACGTACACCGTCTTCGTCGGCTCCAGCAGCTCGGGCGCGCAGGGCTCGCCCACCTTCGGCATGCAGGTGTTCGCCATCGACATCGCCACCGGCCAGAAGCTGTGGCAGTGGGAGCGCGGCTACACCCAGGCCTGGGTGGACAACACGCCGCCCCATGCGCCCACCGTCCTGACGGACACGGGCGGCGCGGCGCGCGTGTACACGGGTGACATGGAGGGCAAGCTGTGGGAGCTGGACGGCGCCACCGGGCAGAACGTCAACGTGGCGCGCGTCAACCCGCCGTGCGCCACGCCCTGCAAGTTCACCGGGGTGGACGCGAAGTCCGTCACCGGTGAGCGCCGGCCGCTCTCCACCAACGTGGCGCTGGCGCGCCTGCCCCAGAACATCACCGCGGGCAGCGCCCTGAAGAACTACGAGGGTGAGCTGGTGGCCCTGGTCGGCACGGGCGGCGTGGACTGGGTGCCGCCGGAAGACGCGGGCCAGTTGCACCTGGCGCTCCTGGGCCCCTCGCGCCGGCTGCCGCTGGGCGTCGCAGGCCTGAGGCTCAACGGCACCAACATCAGCGCGACGGACGCGAAGGCGCTCGCCACCGCGCAGGGCATCCTCCAGGAGCCCGCGCCCTTCCCGCTGACGTTCAACGGCCCCCAGCACGTGTACGGCACCATCACCGTCGCGGGGCGCACCGCGTACTTCTCCACGGCCAACGGGAAGATTGGCTCCGACCTGATGTCCGTCGAGGGCAACATCAGCGGCAAGACGTGGGCGCTGGACCTGGGCAACACGGCGACGTCGGGGACGGGCGCCGTCAGCAGCCTGTCCTCCATGACGGTGGCCAACTTCGGCGGCGTGGCGGTGTTCCAGCAGGGCAGCGGCTCGTCGTCCCAGAGCCACGTCATCGGCCTGGGCGTGAGCAAGATTGCCCGCCACACGGTGAACAACCCGACCGGGACGAACACCGCCCAGGAGAACGAGCAGATGCGCGTCAACGGACAGAACGGCTTCGTCTTCCGGCTGCTCAACTGGAGCCAGAGGTTCTTCGAATGA
- a CDS encoding type II secretion system protein produces the protein MSSQRLAARRGASLVEVLVSMGVLALAAAGAVGGMVFASRDVHDGQLLQAKRMMLDASMQRLRLASKAKLVIDAVQRPTTFPTDLAPGTAPWKADASIHVAGDPSSGAYFKLSADGTVEPLAGIPVGTPCNAAVLPEGTYCREMLVTKGLPRDPSAAAVLPPGAQPVTVWARIVRKGDTANRAQAHNEVFVQ, from the coding sequence ATGAGCTCGCAACGTCTCGCCGCGCGCCGCGGCGCCAGTCTCGTCGAGGTGCTCGTGTCCATGGGCGTGCTGGCCCTGGCCGCCGCGGGCGCGGTGGGCGGCATGGTGTTCGCCTCCCGCGACGTCCACGACGGACAGCTCCTGCAGGCCAAGCGGATGATGCTCGACGCCAGCATGCAGCGGCTGCGGCTGGCCTCGAAGGCGAAGCTCGTCATCGACGCCGTGCAACGCCCCACCACCTTCCCCACGGACCTGGCTCCGGGCACGGCGCCGTGGAAGGCGGACGCGAGCATCCACGTGGCGGGGGACCCCTCCTCCGGCGCCTACTTCAAGCTGTCCGCCGACGGCACCGTGGAGCCGCTGGCGGGCATCCCCGTCGGCACGCCGTGCAACGCCGCCGTGCTGCCGGAAGGGACGTATTGCCGGGAGATGCTGGTGACCAAGGGGCTGCCCAGGGACCCCTCCGCCGCGGCGGTGCTCCCACCGGGCGCCCAACCAGTGACGGTCTGGGCCCGCATCGTGCGCAAGGGTGACACCGCCAACCGCGCGCAGGCGCACAACGAGGTGTTCGTCCAATGA